In Leptolyngbya sp. NIES-2104, the genomic window CTGTAGCGGTGGTGTCTCTCCTGCGATCGCTCAATGGTTCGATTTCGATTTTGCCCCCGTGATTTCGCGAAAAGTGAATACGATTCGCTATACCTGGAAACTCGGTGATCCGGTCGATGCCACCTTAAATACACCTGAGCCGATGTGGATGGTGCGCCGCGACCAGTTTGATGAATTTTTGATGAACCAAGCACAGCAAGCTGGAGCAAAACTTCAAGATGCAACTGCGGTGACAGGAATCGAATTTAAAGGCGATCGCTGGCAGGTCAATACCACTTCTGGAACGTTAGAAGCAAAATACTTAATTGCTGCTGATGGCGCGAAAGGACCAATGGCAAAATGGCTTGGATTTAAGGAACGCAAAACCCGGATGGGAGCCGTTATGGAAGCGCCTCATGCGATCGGGAGTACAGCACAGTTTGATTTCGGAATGCTGAAAAACGGCTTTATCTGGAACTTACCCAAGGCGGAAGGATTTTCCGCTGGAACCGCTTCATTTCGGGGCGACGATCGCACTGATTTCAACGCGGCTCTATCGAAATACGCCAAAGAAGCGGGATTTAATACGAGCGGTGCTCAGGTTTACACACACCCGATCGCATTTTGGGACGGTGATCAAACGCTGCACACTCAAAACGCGGTTCTCGCTGGAGAAAGTGCCTCGATCGTTGATCCAATGACGGCTGAAGGCATTCGCCCGTCAATGTATAGCGGCATGAAAGCAGCAGAAGCGATCGACCAATCTTTGAGCGGTGATCGATCGGCATTGGCTCAATACACTGAGACGATTCAGCGGGATTGGGGGAGTGACATGGTTTGGGCGCAACGACTGGCAAATCTGTTTTATCGCGTACCGGGAATCGGCTACAAGGTGGGTGTGAAGCGTCCGACTGCTACCGATCGGTTGGGTAAGATTATGTGCGGTGAATTGCGGTATGCCGATGTTGCA contains:
- a CDS encoding geranylgeranyl reductase family protein encodes the protein MFDCIVVGAGPAGGTAAYHLAKRGRSVLVLEKEALPRYKPCSGGVSPAIAQWFDFDFAPVISRKVNTIRYTWKLGDPVDATLNTPEPMWMVRRDQFDEFLMNQAQQAGAKLQDATAVTGIEFKGDRWQVNTTSGTLEAKYLIAADGAKGPMAKWLGFKERKTRMGAVMEAPHAIGSTAQFDFGMLKNGFIWNLPKAEGFSAGTASFRGDDRTDFNAALSKYAKEAGFNTSGAQVYTHPIAFWDGDQTLHTQNAVLAGESASIVDPMTAEGIRPSMYSGMKAAEAIDQSLSGDRSALAQYTETIQRDWGSDMVWAQRLANLFYRVPGIGYKVGVKRPTATDRLGKIMCGELRYADVANRALKRLGGGLIPGMGG